GTTACTTCTAAATCATTGTACATAGCAGTTATATGTTACTTCTAAATTGGCGGTTATCAAGTTGTACAATACACAGTCTTAAGGGCTGTCATTAGAAAAATCCAACAACAATGTATGCCAAGCagacatgcatgacaatttgacaACACATTATTTTTACGAGTACGTAATAAAATCATGACTAGCTAAAAACTTAAAACTTATTCGGATCCCGTGGATCAATAACCATAAAAATCAGCTCTTTAACTACTAATAACGGAAAAAAAAAGTCATCAAAACTTCAAAATTTTCTGAATATACGAAACATTTGTTTTTTGCGGGACATTTCTTGGGATGTAACACGtatcaaaataatgttaatatattaatttGGATCAAATGTTACCTTGTCAAACCCATCAAGATCGTTGGTGGTTAAAATCTTCCTGTTCTCGATCATTGTTGTGTTCAGCCAGCTTCAAAGATAGAAACGGGAAAAAAAGTTACAGGATTACAGAGGAAGAAGACGAAACAAAAGTAAGAGAGAAAAGATATACGGGGGAGAAGGGGAGGGTACATGCAATGTTGTAAAAAACCCCGATTACTCCTTTTTAAGAACACGCCGATCCGATTTTTTAAAATCCGTTTAATTAGTAGGTCAATGTCGGCTAATGGTTCAAAATCAGATTTgttggtcaaagtcaaaattggtcaacactTCAACATGAATGTAAACTAGAATTTCAGAGTTTTTGAACAAATTAAAGATTATGTTTAtgtttttagacaattatgttaaagttaatgtttatgtttatggttttcttctatatttacacataatttttgaaatttaatatttaaatatataaaagtccaATCCGATTAATCCTCGATTAATTCCCGACTTGCCGATTATTCCCTCCAAAGCCCCAACCGAGTACTCTTCAAGAATCGAGTTTTGCAACTATGGGTACATGTGTCTTTTTGTAAAATGGAGTTCAACGCAATGAAATTGAGAATTCATGTGTACCAGTAGAAGTCGCCTTGACGATCATGAAAATGAATTTTGAAATCTCCAGATAACTCGGTCACACCGGGTTCTCCAGGGAGAGCAAAGACCATTACACCCTTTCTTGGTGCAGAAAACCAAAAATCTTCAGGCTGCACAATTTTTAACAATAATTTTAAAATATTCCAATCATCAGTGAACATTTTGTCAAAGTTATGACACTTGATTCTAACGATCTTTAATGAGGGTATATTAGTCAAAATCATACATTTTAAATCTTATGTTATGCAATGCTGATCAAACGGACCATTATACAATGTGATACTTTTAAACTATTTTCTTGATTGTGCAGGAACACATTACTACTCAAAAAAATTCCTGTATCAGTCTTTGATATTTGACTAGCTGATGTCATTaattttttgaagaaaaaaaaacataCTGATAAATCTTTGGTTCTAGGATGTGTCTTAGTTGAAAAGAGAACACCTGCAGGGTAGAGAGAGAATGTCAAGTAAAATAATATCTATAcctatattctatatctatatatccatataaatctatctatatataaatagataaaatAGAGCCTCTGCTTGAAAAGAACGTAATCATGTAACATGTAGAAGAAGGCATGTGCATCAAGAAAAAGTTAAGAACTTTCAGAAAAAGTTACCATTATGATCTGAGATGGTAATAGAGGGCCGGATCCAATACGGGCACCTATGAAGGCGAATTCCTCTAAGCATACACCTGCAATATAAAGCTCAAACAATCAACGCCAACAAGTAGATGGGACAAAACTAATGTAATTACTAATTAGCAATTTAACCAGAAGCTTTAGAAGTAAGCATATGAGATGGAGATGATGGAATTAAAACCATATGATCTAGTATAAGTACCTGCGCCCAGGCTGATCTTCTCCATTGAAGTACGTCAGAATACGTTCAAAATACTTGACGTACCTCTGATAAAAAGACATCCGAGTAGAAAAAGAAGCATATTAGGTATAAGTTAACAACTTGAAATGAGACATTACCCCATTAGAGGTGGCAAAATGAGCAGGTTGAAAGGATGGATTGAGCTCCAACAgtcaatttattaaataaaaaggtTAATTTTAAGGCATTGACTATGATGTGAAAAACTATATTACGGTTACAATAAGAATCTAAACTCCTTTTATGACAATTTAAATCGTTGTGTACATCAAAAAATGCACTTTGGTGAGTTTCAAGTTTCAACACATTCGACTCTTTTCTTTCGTGGCTAGAAATCTTTAATCAACCCATTGGTATATAAAAAACATAAATCAACAAGTTCAtaaataaaatgggtcaaaattgccacaTCTATCACTTATAAAAAACAGAACCCTAAAATAAAGCTAAGCTTACTATTTGACTTGGGAGAATGAGCCCTTTTCCATCAACACATCTTTTTTGATTATAATACGATATAGACTCCTCGGCTGTAGGGAAAAACTGCATAGACAAGTTACACTAAATGTTATGGCTACAGCTAACAAACGTAAAGAAGTAATGAGCAGACATATTACATCGACGTATACTTTGTGTACGTATTTTACGTTTCAGACCCAGGGACATGACATTATTACCTTCAGATATAAAAGAAGACTTGAAATCATTAAGCCTGTTCTTGCCATTCCGGCCTTACAATGCACAACCACAACATTCTCAATGTCCTGTTTCAACCATGAGTACgcactctggcaaaatgatattatgAGTTGAATGGGAGGACAATTATGGTCATCAAAGGGGAAACTAGCAACCTGCAAGAGTAAACAATAATATGAATcagaatatttttaaaaaaataaaactatTTAGCCACGAAAGCTCCACCCTGATTACTAAATAAAAGCAAGTAGCAAATTATGGGGGGGCACCAACCAGTCAAAATGGGTTCAGGCTAAAATCACACTGGGTTGGCTTCGATAGACCCCCAAGACAATTTTTCCACATCTTTTGGTGTTTTTAAAGATATAACAGGTGTGTGAAATGTGATTACAAAAAAATACTACAATGGACTGACATTTTGTTTAATGTATTAAATTTACACTTAGTGtgacactttcaaaccatttggcaAGTTGCGTTGGAAGCTATTTCTTTATTCTTAGCATTTATATATAGACCATAAGCCCATAACAGAAATCAACAAACTTGTCACCTCACGAAATAAGTTACGTGCTCAAAGTCCAAAATTAATGTTACTCGCTTCATGTGAAGATTCAAGTAAACTGTCCTGGGAATTATTTCTTTACATATTTACCATTTGAATGGAAATATTCATTTGCATCCTTAATTTGCTTGAAAACCAGGGGATAAATCTCAGCCATTGGATCAATATAATCAATGGCTAGGATTAAAAACGTGGGACAGTCACATGTACTTGtcatgacaatcacatgtgattgtaacatCCAATCACATGAGATTGTAAGATCTCAAGCAAAATTaaggattcaaatgaatattcATTTGAAATGATAAAACCAATTTGagaaaaataaaaatcataaaaagcctGATATCCTTTAGGCCTTTCCTTAAATATTAAAATTGAACTACCTGCAACCATAGGTAAATAACAACAGATACCCATACAATGCTATGTCAAGGgttttgtaagggtgcaaaccaaagtcccacatcggtaatggaataaaacaaatgtatgtatataagtctaaggggaagtccctctatcaccaattggttttagaaaaggatggactcttggacttatattgcaggacattgtgtttgggctatgcgatccttacaagtggtatcagagctaggttatagccccgatgtggtggacggcGCAGTAGGGCGCACCCCTGAGCGCACGCAGCGACGTGGCGCACCCCTCGGTCTTGAGCAGCGATGAGTGAACCCAGCTCTCGTTCGAGGGGGACCCTGGCACGATGAGTTGATCCTggaagccttgtatcgaaatctccctgcccctcccaccaggttgagagttccgagttggcggcggtaaaggttggaTCCAGACTATCGTTGGAGGAGAAGCCTAGATGGActtaggtttgaggggaggtttgtaagggtgcaaaccaaagtcccacatcggtcatgggataaaacaaatgtatgtatataagtctaaggggaagtccctctatcatatGCGATCCTTACAGGTTTACCCTAACAACTCTATGTCAAAGGTTAGTTAACAATTATGTCAAAGGTTAGTTAACAATCTACAATTCTATGTACAGACGATAACATTCTATTCTGCTTGAAAAAATGCAAATAATGAAATAGAAGAATTTCGGTAGAAAAAGCATAAAGTAAAGCAGTTGAGTTGTTAACGAACCTTCCCCTCAAACAGTGATGCATCGTATAGCCTTTCAGAACATAGATTGTACACCTTGTACTTATCCTGATAATGACAAATACAAAAATTAACAATTGAACATCTGAATCAATCACTCGAGATAAGTCGTTGATGGAATTTTTGAGCAGCCAGCAATCACAACCATATTATACGGTTACCTTAAATACAAAATTTCCAAAACCAACACACCGATATAAAATTGCTTGTCTATCATACAAATATGTCATAATGAAATGTATACAAGCTAAAAAGATTATACATtgattataaaataatatacaagaaaaCATTCTCACCTTGTGATATGTTTCAAAGAATCTGATAACTTCCTCCATATGGTTACGATAAAATCCCTACAACACATTTTCGAAATATTAACTGAACCGCTTCATCAACCAATTTATATTCATCAATTTAATGACGCAAACACTATGATTAGTTGATTACCTCAACATATCCGAAAAAACCAGAGCTCATATCACCAGCAGGGAATCCCATAGCAATTATATTCTCCGTAATATATGTCATATCCAAATCAAATCCTCCTTCCTGGAACCGGGATAAAGTAACAACAAGTCATGCTTATAACaaaagtaagtttttttttttttattcaacaCCCTTTTATAATTCAGAAAAAAAATCGCATGTGTTACTCCACGGGTTCTTAGGGCACAAATGTTTTACCCTTAAGTATAATCAGTATTAGCTATTAAACCTTAATATAGCAAGAAGAATCATGACATACCTGATATCTTCGTTTATTTTGCGACACAACATGACGAGCCTTGACCTGTACAGCCTTCACTGCATTTTTAGATGTGTCTACAAAACCTTTAGTGAGTGTCCCAATAATACCACCTTGTGGCGTTGTTGGAGCTCCATCAGTACTATCGTCTTGTTGATGTGACTTTGGAGACAACCGTAACCCAAGTCCGCTAGTCAAACGAGCAAAGGGTGACCTCCCACCATTTTCAGATGAAGAATCATCTTGTGTACCACCCAAAGGTTGCGAAAGTTTCAGATTTTTAGCCCAAGTGGTTATGCCAGAAGCAGAAAGCTTTGACGGTGAACCTTGTGCAGAATCATGTCCAGGTTCCACTGCAGTAGCTTGCAGGTCCGATTCTTTAACAGAGGGTGACGTTGTCTTAGCAGATTCTAAATCCATTTACGTCTCAGATCTCTTGTTTCAAACGGAAGCAGCCAATTACACACGTAACATTCCACTGTAGCAGATTCTAAATTTCATTTTCCGACACAAATTATTCCAAGTCAGAAGTCATACAATTTCAGTAGTATTATCTTTTTATCTGTATTGAAAATTCAACGTTTATAAGTGCCATTTTTATATTTCGAACAAGTACTTATAAATTAATGAGACGGCCATGCTGATTAGCCTCATTCATCTAAATAGCTTAGTAAAACTAAAACTCTTTTTATAAATGAACATTTTATTTGTAACAATAActactatttttatcattactttACTTAAAACTTAAAAGtgatccaatatatatatatatatatatagatatattttatatCACTAGCCAGCATATTTTCACTCGTTTAAATATAAAATCCAAAAGTGGCACAAAGCAATTTACACAATAAGCAATTTATAGTTTCCCCAATCTACAGATCCTAATAACTAAAATAGCAAATTCAGCTAAGATATTGTTCTGATCTGCAATTAGCCAATTTTCATCAATTAATGACAGAAAAAGTACTATATAACCGCAATCAAAACCGTTGGATTACAATATTTGATTACGTACAGCTTGATATGAGGTAATTAAGTAATTTACAAGAGTGAGCAACAATCAGTTATAGATCTATTAAGAGTTCAAAAAGACGCTAGTATATATCTTACCGATTTCAATTTAATTCCGATAGACGTTTAGTAGTTTCCGGTGGCGAACGGCGGTTGCAGGTGGTTTAAGGTAGTAGCGACAGTACGTTTATTGCTTAAGTTGCGTTTTTTATGCAATTAGATTTTGAACGAGAATAAATAATGAAAAAATTATGCTGTTCATTTGCATTAAAAaatctataattttttttttttttttgcataattGGTACCTAGACTTGACTTAATTTACGTTGTTGGTACCATAGCTAACGTCCGTTAGCTTACATCAGTTAACCCTTCACATATGTCACACATGTGAGAGTAATAAAGTCCAAATGATTCAATTTTCCCATTTAACAAATCTATTTCACTGCCTGCTATTGTACACATATCCATCTCAGATTCAGATCCTCTCTCTCAACAACAACATTTCATCATCTTATTCTTAGTCTACATCGATCAACACTCATCTTCATTTCATTTCCTATCTTTGTCTAATTTTCAATGTCATAAACACTTCAAAaacaaaaacacaaaaatatttatGATCATCTTACGAATTCATCTCAAACATCAGAATTATTGTTCATCAACAATGCTTTTACATATCTACATTTTCATCGAGAGTTCATATTATCAACTTACTCatcaaataaatattacaaataatttTATAGCAAATTATAACACAAAAATGTTATCTTCTAAACGTATAACAAGTCACTAACGATCGTTAAAGAACTAACGGACAGCTTAACGAAAAAATGTGGTTATTACATGAGAGGTTAAAACGTAACTTCGAGGCTCTCGTGCATTGCAGCCAGTGACCGAGTAACGGTTATTGTGCAAATACTTGCACCAACTTTGGGATTCACTATTGAAACGGAAAAAAACATGCGAGACCCTTTATTCAAGGGGAATACGATAAACATTGAAGTATTAATCAGCTTACAGTCACCAATTAAGCGAGGTGGAACCTTCAAAGGATGGGAGAAGGATTTTTGACAACTCAAGGGGTGGCACTAATGATAAGTGTTGGATCAGTGGGTTTGTATTTTATAGTGGCGAGCAGTGGTTCATTGGGTTTGGTTGTGGATGAGGAAGCGTGAGAGGTGAGGAGTTTGGATATTGAGTTTTGCTGAGATGTAGTTGTGTTGGCGTGAGTCAAAAGGAGGTCGGCTAAAGCATCAAGTTTCGTAGTGGCAGCAACTTGGGTGTTAGTGGTCATGAAGGCGTTAATGAGTTGTTGCATTGTCTCGATTAAGGCAACGGGGGATTCCTCAAATGAGGGGATTGGCAAGGAGGCATGATGAGAGTGCAATGAAAGCACCAATGATACAGTCTCTTCAAGTTGATCGTGAAAATGTAGACGAAAGAAACATATAAGCTTTAAAGCCAAATTTTTCGCTGATTAATTCaaacaaaacttatatatttatatactactCTAAACCAAATAACTTCTACTGAAACATGAGACTACTAATACTGAATAACACTTGCCTACATAACCTACGACAACAATGTGAGGTACAAATTAAATGGAAACATGCAAGCAGGAGCAGAACTTGAAGTTTCAATTAAGGTGGTCGAAAATGAACATTCAAAATTGTTTTTAATGTGGTAAATTGCAAAATGAGCATCATAGTTATACACAGATGTCAGCTTAACGATCTTAAATATTTTAGAATAATCAAAAATAGATATCAACTTATACTTTATATCAATTTCTCTATAAATGTAAACTTTATATCAATTTCTCCATAAatgtaaaccaagaaagtaattACTACAAATATACTAAAGACACTCAACTTAGGTATTAAAAAGGGGAAGTGATATTCCAATTGCATTTTTTATAAACTAGTCCGCATCCGGCCCgtgcgatgcggcgggggctttcggcctgcgtattcatatttaacgtagcagtCTGTATTT
This genomic window from Rutidosis leptorrhynchoides isolate AG116_Rl617_1_P2 chromosome 2, CSIRO_AGI_Rlap_v1, whole genome shotgun sequence contains:
- the LOC139890931 gene encoding phosphatidylinositol 3,4,5-trisphosphate 3-phosphatase and protein-tyrosine-phosphatase PTEN2A-like, which produces MDLESAKTTSPSVKESDLQATAVEPGHDSAQGSPSKLSASGITTWAKNLKLSQPLGGTQDDSSSENGGRSPFARLTSGLGLRLSPKSHQQDDSTDGAPTTPQGGIIGTLTKGFVDTSKNAVKAVQVKARHVVSQNKRRYQEGGFDLDMTYITENIIAMGFPAGDMSSGFFGYVEGFYRNHMEEVIRFFETYHKDKYKVYNLCSERLYDASLFEGKVASFPFDDHNCPPIQLIISFCQSAYSWLKQDIENVVVVHCKAGMARTGLMISSLLLYLKFFPTAEESISYYNQKRCVDGKGLILPSQIRYVKYFERILTYFNGEDQPGRRCMLRGIRLHRCPYWIRPSITISDHNGVLFSTKTHPRTKDLSPEDFWFSAPRKGVMVFALPGEPGVTELSGDFKIHFHDRQGDFYCWLNTTMIENRKILTTNDLDGFDKRKLPSPGFQVEVVVVDYDNASQPKPDTDSIAKSTEGSSGNSPPPGASEAISTNMPKDSKSNEKDDEVFSDTESEAKTDTASETNSTSGRIANLSNDTKNLSLGNSGSTQISSTDVLKTDGANSIGVVSDFKAMAADTSVFTFGDDEDYESDENV